One Ignavibacterium album JCM 16511 genomic region harbors:
- a CDS encoding ABC transporter ATP-binding protein, with translation MKLIELTDVSQIYDETIVPVKAVDNVSLQIDKGEFTAIVGPSGSGKTTLLNLIGGLDQPTSGKIFVDGTDISTYKEDELINFRLHHIGFVFQAYNLIPVFTAKENVEFIMLLQNISKEVREKKAIDFIDAVGLKEKMNNFPTELSGGQQQRVAVARALASTPSFVLADEPTANLDSVSAESLLDLIEELNVKHNMTFIFSTHDEKVIKRAHRIIQHRDGRIEKDIVN, from the coding sequence ATGAAATTGATTGAATTAACAGATGTCTCCCAAATTTATGATGAAACAATCGTTCCGGTTAAAGCAGTTGATAATGTTTCTCTGCAAATAGATAAAGGGGAATTCACGGCGATTGTGGGTCCATCCGGTTCCGGAAAAACAACACTGCTTAATTTAATTGGTGGACTCGATCAGCCAACTTCAGGTAAAATATTTGTTGATGGAACTGATATATCAACTTATAAAGAAGATGAGCTGATAAATTTCCGGCTTCATCATATTGGTTTTGTCTTTCAGGCATACAATCTCATCCCTGTTTTTACTGCGAAGGAAAATGTTGAATTTATAATGTTGCTTCAAAACATTTCTAAGGAAGTAAGAGAGAAAAAAGCGATTGACTTTATTGATGCAGTTGGTTTAAAAGAAAAGATGAATAATTTTCCAACAGAACTTTCCGGTGGTCAGCAGCAAAGAGTGGCAGTTGCAAGAGCTTTGGCATCAACACCTTCTTTTGTGCTTGCTGATGAACCAACTGCTAATCTTGATTCTGTTTCAGCAGAGTCACTTCTTGATTTAATAGAAGAGTTGAATGTAAAACATAATATGACTTTTATATTTTCAACTCACGATGAAAAGGTAATCAAAAGAGCTCATCGCATAATACAACATCGTGATGGAAGAATTGAAAAAGATATCGTCAATTAA
- a CDS encoding T9SS type A sorting domain-containing protein, translated as MKAKIIFKLCILFFVSFSIIGYSSVQHENVTINFSNMSPHLNQNLYLRVIDKSTLRETDRTMVLISSANFSVTIPAVEVGGSYFIDFFADHNSNGLYDTPPTDHAWRLNLNNALGNDTLNFSHNANFTDIKWQYVLTVNFSGMTPHIGQMLELKVENSTLEKEIGRIKIPAIASASFPVQIVGLIEPGDYSVEFYADHNGNGLYDVPPVDHAWKLSFNYTAGNVDLSFSHNASFTDIQWKYLLTVNLSSMTPHLGQLFELRVVKVENSEEIGRFSLPQILVPNFSVFIPGFDLNKDYNIDFYADHNGNGLYNPPPTDHAWRLTFNSPNGDFVSNFSHNTNFTDINWPGATSVDDNKLLPEELSLEQNYPNPFNPKTNIQYGLNKGQFITLKVYNTIGNEVATLVNEYKEAGIYNIEFNGDGLASGTYFYRLSAGSFTEVKKMILMK; from the coding sequence ATGAAAGCTAAAATAATATTTAAGCTTTGTATTCTGTTTTTCGTGTCATTTTCAATAATAGGATATTCATCTGTTCAACATGAAAATGTTACTATAAATTTTTCAAATATGTCTCCACATCTTAATCAGAATCTTTATCTGAGAGTGATTGATAAAAGTACATTACGCGAAACTGACAGGACAATGGTTCTCATTTCTTCAGCAAATTTCAGCGTAACAATTCCTGCTGTTGAGGTTGGCGGTAGTTACTTCATTGATTTTTTTGCAGACCACAATTCGAATGGTTTGTATGATACACCACCAACAGACCATGCCTGGAGATTAAATCTTAATAATGCACTTGGAAATGATACACTAAACTTTTCGCACAATGCAAACTTCACAGACATAAAATGGCAATATGTACTCACAGTCAATTTCAGTGGTATGACACCTCATATCGGTCAAATGCTGGAGTTGAAAGTTGAAAACAGCACACTTGAAAAAGAAATTGGCAGAATAAAAATTCCCGCAATAGCTTCTGCTTCTTTTCCTGTACAGATAGTAGGTTTGATAGAGCCAGGCGATTACAGTGTTGAGTTCTATGCAGACCATAATGGAAATGGTTTATATGATGTTCCTCCGGTTGACCATGCCTGGAAATTAAGCTTTAACTATACTGCAGGAAATGTCGATTTATCATTTTCACATAATGCTTCTTTTACAGACATTCAATGGAAATATCTTTTAACTGTTAACTTATCATCAATGACTCCTCATTTGGGTCAGCTTTTTGAATTAAGAGTGGTTAAGGTTGAAAACTCAGAAGAAATTGGGAGATTTTCATTACCACAAATTCTTGTTCCCAATTTTTCAGTATTCATTCCCGGATTTGATCTTAACAAAGACTATAACATCGACTTTTATGCTGATCATAACGGTAATGGCCTCTATAATCCTCCGCCAACAGATCATGCATGGAGACTAACATTTAATTCCCCCAATGGCGATTTTGTTTCGAACTTTAGTCATAATACAAACTTTACTGATATTAACTGGCCGGGAGCGACATCGGTAGATGATAATAAATTACTGCCAGAAGAATTATCTCTTGAACAGAATTATCCCAATCCTTTTAATCCAAAAACCAATATTCAATATGGATTAAATAAAGGTCAATTCATCACACTAAAAGTTTACAATACGATTGGAAACGAAGTCGCTACACTTGTTAATGAATACAAAGAAGCTGGTATTTACAACATTGAATTTAATGGAGATGGACTTGCAAGCGGAACTTATTTTTACAGATTAAGCGCCGGAAGTTTCACTGAAGTGAAAAAAATGATCCTGATGAAATAG
- a CDS encoding tetratricopeptide repeat protein produces MKDLIHKNIREVAENYFRKSDIQEFNSFCEQLAYKTSPKDEASETNNKQSLIFKTQVDLLITFASNRLEQEKLVTLLLHLSKTAITIGEFSTAIETAEKLAEITEGQKDYENILANALLTIGEIKSRQAEWEISFNHLRRAKELFLKKRDFIGAAKCENIIGTIYGDMGDLKQAIESFEEALNLAQDKEDFIMQGKVEVNLGIVNTILGKFDEALSFFRRSLLNFEKAGDNMRIAEIHQNLSMVYLKKEDYNLASKEVDEAISASRKINYLQELGISYITKALICTKIFDFTLANAFADKAMEVAYKLSDKLTIAEVYRIKGMIQRNLKNYTLAENFLLTSLRLNKEAGNQLNVAETSNELGLLYRDMGRIKDSELRFKEALEYFKQIDAEPEIAEIEAIMKLLK; encoded by the coding sequence GTGAAAGATTTAATACATAAAAATATCAGAGAAGTTGCAGAGAATTATTTCAGAAAATCGGATATACAGGAATTTAATTCTTTCTGCGAACAACTTGCCTATAAAACCTCACCTAAAGATGAAGCTTCTGAAACGAATAATAAGCAAAGCTTAATTTTCAAAACGCAGGTTGATTTACTTATTACATTTGCTTCTAATCGTCTTGAACAAGAAAAACTTGTTACACTGCTTCTTCATCTAAGTAAAACTGCAATTACAATTGGTGAATTCAGCACTGCCATAGAAACTGCAGAAAAACTTGCAGAGATTACCGAAGGTCAGAAAGATTATGAAAATATTCTTGCAAATGCTTTGCTTACTATTGGTGAAATTAAAAGTCGGCAGGCAGAGTGGGAAATTTCTTTTAATCATCTTCGAAGGGCTAAAGAATTATTTCTAAAGAAGAGAGATTTTATTGGCGCAGCAAAATGTGAAAATATTATCGGAACTATTTATGGTGATATGGGTGATCTCAAGCAGGCAATTGAATCCTTTGAAGAAGCATTAAATCTTGCACAGGATAAAGAAGATTTTATAATGCAAGGCAAAGTTGAAGTAAATCTCGGTATAGTAAACACAATACTTGGGAAATTTGATGAAGCACTTTCATTTTTCCGCAGAAGCTTACTTAATTTTGAAAAAGCCGGCGATAATATGCGCATAGCTGAAATTCATCAGAACTTATCAATGGTTTATCTTAAAAAAGAAGATTACAATCTTGCATCTAAAGAAGTTGATGAAGCAATTTCTGCTTCAAGAAAAATAAATTATCTGCAGGAACTTGGTATTTCCTACATCACCAAAGCTCTCATCTGCACAAAGATTTTCGATTTTACTTTAGCCAATGCTTTTGCAGATAAAGCAATGGAAGTTGCCTACAAGTTAAGCGATAAACTTACGATAGCCGAAGTTTACAGAATTAAAGGAATGATTCAAAGAAATTTAAAGAACTACACTCTTGCTGAAAATTTCTTACTGACAAGTCTCCGTTTAAATAAAGAAGCAGGTAATCAGTTAAATGTAGCAGAAACTTCAAATGAACTTGGATTGCTTTACAGAGATATGGGAAGAATAAAAGACAGCGAACTGAGATTTAAAGAAGCATTGGAATATTTCAAACAGATTGATGCTGAACCAGAAATAGCAGAAATAGAAGCAATTATGAAATTACTTAAATAG
- a CDS encoding T9SS type A sorting domain-containing protein, protein MYDFNNNVYWIGCGWEFSGNDTIRGGLAKFDGINWMIFNSSNSPIQNDAVTHLAIDNQNRILIASYGEGFYRYNGSNWEIFNSLNSPLPSNDIQYISIDKNNNIWLAIFGFGAVKFDGSNWLFYNYNNSFNGIEDLNFIESDNTNIIWFGSEYNGLYSFDGTLFNRRGEGPLLDSISMTSFALDSSGNPWFTGNILFAGNGILSHFTNQSWFNYNIASYEYNTRFSYNTLTIDRNNNKFIGSAIGLFKFDDNFWTLFSTENSPIPFNIFTTGITDSKNNKIYGLRAPTNFHPTGYVGLIFFNEDSVVITSVEENISQLNNYELNQNYPNPFNPTTTIEYAIPNGSRNLVTLKVYDLLGNEVTTLVNEYKEAGRYKVEFNATDLPSGIYFYKLQVASFTSVKKMILLK, encoded by the coding sequence TTGTATGATTTTAATAATAATGTTTACTGGATTGGTTGTGGTTGGGAATTTTCCGGAAATGACACAATCAGAGGTGGGCTTGCGAAATTTGATGGTATTAACTGGATGATATTCAATTCATCAAATTCACCAATCCAAAATGATGCTGTTACTCATCTTGCTATTGACAACCAAAACCGTATCCTTATTGCCAGTTACGGAGAAGGGTTTTACAGATACAATGGAAGTAACTGGGAAATTTTTAATTCCTTGAATTCACCTTTGCCATCAAACGATATTCAATATATAAGTATTGATAAAAATAATAATATATGGCTTGCAATCTTTGGCTTCGGAGCAGTAAAATTTGATGGTTCTAATTGGTTATTCTATAATTATAATAATTCCTTCAATGGAATAGAGGATTTAAATTTTATAGAATCAGACAATACGAATATCATCTGGTTCGGAAGTGAATATAATGGTTTATATAGCTTTGACGGTACACTTTTTAACAGAAGAGGAGAAGGTCCTTTGTTAGATTCAATTTCAATGACATCATTTGCCCTTGACAGCTCCGGCAACCCTTGGTTTACGGGGAATATACTATTTGCCGGTAATGGAATATTGAGTCACTTTACAAATCAATCATGGTTTAATTATAACATCGCATCTTATGAATATAATACACGATTTTCTTACAACACTTTAACAATCGACAGAAACAATAACAAATTTATTGGTTCTGCAATTGGTTTATTCAAATTTGATGATAATTTTTGGACATTGTTCTCAACAGAAAACTCACCAATTCCATTCAATATTTTTACAACTGGCATTACAGATTCAAAAAACAATAAGATTTATGGTCTTCGTGCACCAACAAACTTTCATCCAACAGGTTATGTAGGTTTGATTTTCTTCAATGAAGATAGTGTTGTTATTACTTCTGTAGAAGAGAACATTTCTCAATTAAATAATTATGAGTTGAATCAGAATTATCCGAATCCATTCAATCCGACTACTACAATAGAATATGCCATTCCGAACGGATCGAGGAATCTGGTAACATTAAAAGTTTACGATTTACTTGGGAATGAAGTAACTACATTAGTTAATGAATACAAAGAAGCTGGCAGATACAAAGTTGAATTCAATGCTACTGATTTACCAAGCGGAATATATTTCTACAAACTACAAGTCGCTTCATTCACTTCTGTAAAGAAAATGATATTATTGAAGTAG
- a CDS encoding YkgJ family cysteine cluster protein: MEKSFAELLKFYKEVDKLTSVLNEKHKDRLKCRAGCFSCCVDEITVFEVEAEYIKSNYHNLLINETPHPKGYCAFLNDKGECRIYEHRPYVCRTQGLPLRWIEEINEEELYEMRDICPLNEEGEPIVNLKANDCWTIGHFEEKLAMIQRNYNSLSNNKANMGRIALRKLFKSDNF; this comes from the coding sequence ATGGAAAAATCATTTGCTGAATTGCTGAAATTTTACAAAGAAGTTGACAAACTCACTTCTGTATTGAATGAAAAACACAAAGACAGATTGAAATGTAGAGCCGGTTGTTTTTCTTGCTGCGTTGATGAAATCACTGTTTTCGAAGTTGAAGCTGAATACATCAAAAGTAATTATCATAATCTGTTAATCAACGAAACTCCTCATCCAAAAGGTTACTGTGCTTTTCTCAATGATAAAGGCGAATGCAGAATTTATGAGCATCGTCCTTATGTATGCAGAACACAGGGTTTACCGCTCAGATGGATTGAAGAAATTAATGAAGAGGAATTGTATGAAATGCGTGATATTTGTCCGCTGAATGAAGAAGGGGAGCCAATCGTAAACTTAAAGGCAAATGACTGCTGGACAATCGGACACTTTGAAGAAAAGCTCGCAATGATACAAAGAAACTATAATTCATTATCAAACAATAAAGCTAATATGGGCCGAATTGCTTTAAGAAAACTTTTTAAATCAGACAATTTTTAG
- a CDS encoding Yip1 family protein, producing MNIFERAKNILISPKTEWEVIKNEQSTVADLFTKYALILALIPVIAGFIGQSLVGISLGPFGSFKVPVVNGLIYAVLYYVLTLAGIYLVAFIVDALAPSFGAQKDMVSSLKVVVYSYTAAWVAGIFQILPMLAILSILGLYSLYLLYLGLNIVKGSPSDKVVGYTVVVVIITIVVYFIIGAIVGAIALGGLMMSGMRGF from the coding sequence ATGAACATTTTTGAAAGAGCAAAAAACATTCTGATCTCACCCAAAACAGAATGGGAAGTTATAAAAAACGAACAGAGCACTGTAGCTGATTTGTTCACAAAGTATGCTCTGATTCTTGCACTCATTCCCGTTATCGCGGGTTTTATTGGTCAATCACTTGTCGGAATTTCTTTAGGTCCGTTTGGTTCCTTCAAAGTTCCGGTTGTAAATGGTTTAATTTATGCAGTTCTTTATTATGTTCTTACTCTTGCCGGAATTTATCTTGTTGCTTTCATTGTTGATGCATTAGCTCCATCATTTGGAGCTCAGAAAGATATGGTCAGCTCATTGAAAGTTGTAGTTTATTCTTACACTGCAGCCTGGGTTGCCGGAATATTTCAGATTCTCCCAATGCTTGCCATACTTTCAATCCTTGGTCTGTATTCTCTTTATCTTCTCTATCTTGGATTGAACATTGTTAAAGGTTCGCCTTCAGACAAAGTTGTTGGTTACACTGTTGTAGTGGTTATAATTACGATAGTTGTATATTTTATAATTGGAGCTATTGTTGGTGCAATTGCTCTTGGCGGATTGATGATGAGTGGAATGAGAGGATTTTAA
- a CDS encoding DUF5666 domain-containing protein, with translation MKKENFPGRSFSKHTKAVFIAILFLLSSANLFAEDLELTGNITQLGNDWLIVQGYTFYVDQNTELKGPNGNTVPFSFFQLNDLVQVKGNNRGDGTYLATRVKWEDNPNNPNEIELTGYVTAKNSNSFDINGTTFLVDANTIYRGRHGNPFSFDMIQVGMLLEVKAILQTGNLLATRVKTEDDHNNQHGNEIELKGFIDAKTSGSVIVGQREFSVNAQTVILNRNNSPISFSQLNVGDFVEIKAYRQPDSSFLAVRIKLEDTPQNQIELKAKIESIAGSEITIGGITFNTDSNTVFLDHNRMPITISFLSVGMLVEVKGFKRQDGTYYATKIKIEDFVNNEVEVRGTISDLGSSSLTVAGLTFDVDSSTQVFDHQNNPISYSSLQVGQLVEVKGLRTVSNSLKAIRIKVEQNEDIEIFGRITAVNSDNIEVNGLTIFVNANTVYLNHANLPITFSDLAVDQFVEVKMINLPDNSLLALKVKIEDSRNFSKVNGFVGIVNGNTIQLPSATYNITNQTIIIDLNFNFINANQITNGQQVIVWASASGSSNNTALQIRSMVASPNSVDESVTVANGYQLAQNYPNPFNPATKISFTIPVDQQVALKVYNSLGEEVATLINNSMSKGTHTINFDAKGLSSGLYFYRLESGNQVLVRKMMLLK, from the coding sequence ATGAAAAAAGAAAATTTTCCGGGAAGAAGTTTTAGTAAACACACTAAAGCTGTTTTCATAGCAATCTTGTTTCTATTATCTAGCGCAAATTTATTTGCTGAAGATCTTGAACTAACCGGTAACATTACACAGCTGGGTAATGATTGGTTAATAGTGCAAGGTTATACTTTCTATGTTGATCAAAACACAGAACTAAAGGGACCAAACGGCAACACAGTTCCTTTTTCATTTTTTCAGTTAAATGATCTTGTTCAGGTTAAAGGAAATAATCGCGGCGATGGAACTTATCTTGCCACGAGAGTGAAATGGGAAGACAATCCGAACAATCCAAATGAGATTGAGTTAACAGGATATGTAACTGCAAAGAATTCAAATTCTTTTGATATAAACGGGACAACATTTTTAGTTGATGCAAACACTATTTATCGTGGCAGACATGGAAATCCATTTTCGTTTGATATGATTCAGGTGGGAATGCTCCTCGAGGTAAAGGCAATTCTTCAGACAGGAAATTTATTAGCAACAAGAGTTAAAACAGAAGATGATCATAACAACCAACACGGTAATGAAATTGAATTAAAGGGTTTTATCGATGCAAAAACATCCGGTAGTGTTATTGTTGGACAAAGAGAATTTTCGGTAAATGCTCAAACAGTAATTCTTAACAGGAACAATTCACCAATTTCATTTTCGCAATTGAATGTCGGTGACTTTGTGGAGATTAAAGCATATCGTCAGCCGGATAGTTCATTTCTTGCTGTAAGAATAAAACTTGAAGATACTCCTCAGAATCAGATTGAGTTAAAAGCAAAAATCGAGAGTATAGCTGGAAGTGAGATTACCATTGGTGGAATTACTTTTAACACAGATTCAAATACAGTATTTCTTGACCACAACAGAATGCCGATTACAATATCATTTCTTTCCGTCGGAATGCTGGTCGAAGTTAAAGGTTTCAAAAGACAAGACGGAACATATTATGCAACTAAAATTAAAATTGAAGATTTCGTTAATAACGAAGTTGAAGTACGAGGTACTATTTCGGATTTAGGTAGCTCTTCATTAACAGTTGCAGGTTTAACATTTGATGTTGATAGTTCAACTCAGGTATTTGATCATCAGAATAATCCCATAAGTTATTCATCACTTCAGGTTGGGCAGTTAGTCGAAGTTAAAGGTTTAAGAACAGTTTCAAATTCATTGAAAGCTATTCGAATTAAGGTTGAACAGAATGAAGATATAGAAATATTCGGAAGAATAACCGCTGTAAACTCAGATAATATTGAAGTAAATGGATTAACCATATTTGTAAATGCCAACACAGTATATCTCAATCATGCTAATCTGCCAATAACATTTTCGGATTTGGCAGTAGATCAGTTTGTTGAAGTAAAAATGATAAATCTTCCGGATAATTCATTACTTGCGTTGAAAGTCAAGATTGAAGATTCAAGAAACTTTTCTAAGGTTAATGGATTTGTCGGTATTGTAAATGGTAATACTATTCAGCTTCCTTCAGCTACATATAACATCACAAATCAAACGATAATTATAGATCTTAACTTTAACTTCATAAATGCTAATCAAATAACTAATGGACAGCAGGTTATTGTTTGGGCATCTGCTTCTGGTTCTTCAAACAACACTGCACTGCAGATTAGATCTATGGTAGCTTCACCAAATAGTGTTGACGAATCAGTCACGGTTGCCAATGGTTATCAACTTGCACAGAACTACCCGAATCCGTTTAATCCTGCAACAAAAATTTCTTTCACAATTCCTGTTGATCAACAAGTTGCTCTCAAAGTATATAATTCTTTGGGTGAAGAAGTGGCAACACTTATAAATAACAGTATGAGTAAAGGTACTCACACAATAAATTTTGATGCAAAAGGATTAAGTTCAGGATTATACTTCTACAGGTTAGAAAGTGGTAATCAGGTATTAGTAAGAAAAATGATGCTTCTAAAATAA
- a CDS encoding transketolase C-terminal domain-containing protein — MFYNLIKKSEFDKVKSHGGDWAKRMKLFADMCRYNTLVAVKKAGSGHLGSSLSAMDIVTYLYLNELNVLEVGLNSPDRDIYFSSKGHDVPGLYSLFYALGILPEEKLLMLRRLHGLDGHPEVRQPGIEASTGSLGMGISKAKGMAWAKTYNRNKGNVYVLTGDGEFQEGQIWESLQATAHQKVNNVTAIMDHNKYQTDMLVADVNNIEDVVTKVSAFGWYVVRINGHDFNELKKTFDTLKKVSDTPKMIIADTIKGKGVSFMEKPLTETFQGRTLYKWHSGAPDDESYTKGLNELSESINKLAQELGIDKIEIPENKTEGKVATKLDKEFVTDAYGEALVELAKTNKKFVVLDGDLSADCKLRNFEKTYPDRFIENGIAEQDMVSMAGGLARMGLIPIVNTFASFLAARANEQIYNNAGEKTKIIYTCHFAGMIPAGPGKSHQSVRDISLFGALPNVTIIQPCNAQETKWATDYCINVAEENCVLRLVIGPSPERIQLPEDYKFKVGVGAQLTEGNDAILFGYGPVMLHEALVAADYLKKIRFGLKVVNMPWLNKIDLNWLKDIVKDQKRIFVLEDHSAIGGLGDRLLNALKEINELDGKEFTNFGLREYPECGTPLEVLEYHQLDGKSLAKRISGVKDIETAEAVKQKYTADAPQ; from the coding sequence ATGTTTTACAATCTTATTAAGAAATCAGAATTTGACAAAGTAAAATCACACGGCGGCGATTGGGCAAAACGAATGAAGTTATTTGCAGATATGTGCCGCTACAACACACTTGTTGCAGTTAAAAAAGCTGGTTCAGGTCATCTTGGTTCTTCACTTAGCGCAATGGATATTGTTACTTATCTTTATCTGAATGAACTGAATGTTCTTGAAGTCGGACTCAATTCTCCGGATCGCGATATTTATTTCTCATCAAAAGGTCACGATGTTCCCGGACTTTATTCATTATTCTATGCACTTGGAATTCTTCCCGAAGAAAAATTATTAATGCTAAGAAGATTACACGGTCTTGATGGTCATCCCGAAGTTCGTCAACCTGGTATAGAAGCAAGCACCGGCTCACTTGGAATGGGAATTTCAAAAGCAAAAGGAATGGCCTGGGCAAAAACTTATAACAGAAACAAAGGCAATGTTTATGTGTTAACCGGTGATGGCGAATTTCAGGAAGGTCAGATTTGGGAATCACTTCAGGCAACGGCTCATCAGAAAGTGAACAATGTTACTGCTATTATGGATCACAATAAATATCAGACTGATATGCTTGTTGCTGATGTGAATAACATTGAAGATGTTGTTACAAAAGTTTCTGCTTTCGGTTGGTATGTTGTGAGAATTAATGGACACGATTTCAATGAACTTAAAAAAACTTTTGATACACTTAAAAAAGTTTCAGACACACCAAAGATGATTATCGCCGATACTATCAAAGGTAAAGGCGTTTCATTTATGGAGAAACCTTTAACAGAAACCTTTCAGGGCAGGACACTTTATAAATGGCATTCCGGCGCACCTGATGATGAAAGCTATACCAAGGGTTTGAATGAACTTTCAGAATCAATCAACAAACTTGCTCAGGAACTTGGTATTGATAAAATCGAAATTCCTGAGAATAAAACAGAAGGCAAAGTTGCAACAAAACTTGATAAAGAATTTGTAACAGATGCTTATGGCGAAGCATTGGTGGAGCTCGCAAAGACAAACAAAAAATTTGTTGTGCTTGATGGAGACCTTTCTGCTGACTGTAAACTCCGTAACTTCGAAAAAACTTATCCAGACAGATTTATTGAAAACGGAATTGCAGAACAAGATATGGTTTCAATGGCTGGCGGACTGGCAAGAATGGGTTTGATTCCGATTGTGAATACATTTGCAAGTTTTCTTGCAGCAAGAGCAAACGAACAGATTTATAACAACGCCGGTGAGAAAACAAAAATAATTTACACATGTCATTTTGCAGGAATGATTCCTGCTGGTCCTGGCAAATCGCATCAAAGCGTAAGAGACATATCTTTATTTGGTGCATTGCCGAATGTAACAATTATTCAACCGTGCAATGCTCAGGAAACCAAATGGGCAACTGACTATTGCATTAATGTTGCAGAAGAAAATTGTGTGCTGAGATTGGTCATCGGTCCTTCTCCTGAAAGAATTCAATTACCTGAAGATTATAAATTCAAAGTTGGAGTTGGTGCGCAATTAACGGAAGGCAATGACGCTATTCTCTTTGGCTACGGTCCTGTTATGCTTCACGAAGCACTTGTAGCTGCGGACTATCTGAAAAAAATCAGATTCGGTTTGAAGGTTGTGAATATGCCATGGCTGAATAAAATTGATTTAAATTGGTTGAAAGATATTGTAAAAGATCAGAAAAGAATTTTTGTATTGGAAGATCATTCTGCAATTGGTGGTTTGGGAGACAGATTGTTGAATGCTTTGAAAGAAATAAATGAACTTGACGGCAAAGAATTCACCAACTTCGGATTGCGCGAATATCCCGAATGCGGAACACCATTAGAAGTTCTTGAATATCATCAGCTTGACGGAAAGTCATTAGCAAAAAGAATCTCTGGTGTTAAAGATATTGAAACAGCTGAAGCAGTAAAACAAAAATATACTGCAGATGCACCACAATGA
- a CDS encoding ABC transporter permease, whose translation MLFILAWRNIWRNKKRSLIIIAAITAGLSCGLFASAVMYGMYESLINSTIDRELGHIQIHSIKFEDEKILNDTIPDFKSVLNEIKKLPEISGLSSRVIIEGMCSSASSSRGVKINGIIPEDESKVTTIQKQITEGSYFNSNLPSEVVIGNKLAENLDVKIKSKIVLSFQDFEGNIVYAAFKVAGIYRTESSLYDQSVIFVKQNELFSLLNSKDFSHEISLRLNSFQQVDSVYSKLSKTFPTLSVKDWKLLAPEIKVYYDILDIQLYFFMGIILFALLFGITNTMLMSVIERIREIGILIALGMKRSKIFLMIIIETIALSLVGGIAGLIIGVTVIEIVNSTGINLSAFTEGLSQFSISTVLYPVLPLSFYPMITIMIIFSAIIAAIYPAIKAIRLKPATAIRTY comes from the coding sequence ATGCTTTTTATTCTTGCCTGGAGAAATATCTGGAGAAATAAGAAACGAAGTTTGATTATAATTGCTGCTATCACTGCTGGGCTTAGCTGCGGACTTTTTGCAAGTGCTGTGATGTATGGTATGTATGAGTCGCTTATCAATTCAACAATTGACAGAGAGCTTGGTCATATTCAGATTCATTCAATCAAATTTGAAGATGAAAAAATTCTTAACGATACAATTCCTGATTTCAAATCTGTTCTTAATGAAATAAAAAAACTTCCCGAGATAAGTGGTTTATCATCAAGAGTAATAATTGAAGGAATGTGTTCATCCGCTTCTTCTTCTCGTGGTGTTAAGATTAATGGAATAATTCCGGAAGATGAGAGTAAAGTAACCACTATTCAAAAACAAATAACAGAAGGCAGTTACTTCAATTCTAATTTACCTTCAGAAGTTGTAATTGGTAACAAGCTTGCCGAAAATCTTGATGTAAAGATTAAATCCAAAATAGTTCTTAGCTTCCAGGATTTTGAGGGTAATATTGTATATGCTGCATTCAAAGTTGCAGGAATTTATAGAACAGAATCTTCCTTATATGATCAATCAGTGATTTTTGTAAAACAGAATGAATTATTTAGTCTGCTTAACAGTAAAGACTTTTCTCATGAAATTTCCTTAAGATTAAATTCCTTCCAACAAGTTGATTCTGTTTATTCAAAGCTTTCAAAAACATTTCCAACGCTTTCGGTTAAAGATTGGAAATTACTCGCACCGGAAATAAAAGTTTATTATGATATTCTTGATATTCAGCTTTACTTTTTTATGGGAATAATTCTTTTTGCACTTCTGTTTGGAATAACAAATACAATGCTGATGTCAGTTATTGAAAGAATTCGTGAGATTGGAATTTTGATTGCACTTGGAATGAAACGAAGCAAAATATTTTTAATGATAATTATTGAAACAATAGCTCTTTCATTAGTCGGAGGAATTGCGGGATTAATTATCGGTGTAACTGTAATAGAAATTGTGAACTCAACGGGAATTAATCTTTCTGCATTCACCGAGGGACTTTCACAATTCAGTATCTCAACAGTTTTATATCCCGTTTTGCCTTTGAGCTTTTATCCGATGATTACCATAATGATTATTTTCTCGGCAATCATAGCGGCCATTTATCCCGCTATAAAAGCAATCAGATTAAAACCAGCAACTGCAATCAGAACTTATTGA